A genomic window from Candidatus Pelagisphaera phototrophica includes:
- a CDS encoding ABC transporter permease encodes MSPVAMAFRDVRERRVSSIITILAVALACSLLMLVWAFKKEAEQSFAGANGGFDAVLGPRGSKLQIVLNALYHLDESPGLMKWEDFEQVTKYPAIEAAYPIAVGDNYRGYRLVGTVSDYLSKHSYAEDRNFEVEEGGTLFEEKSMNAVVGNLVARRLGMEVGDTFHPYHGLIYNESAKHEEIYTVTGILKPTGTPADKVIWIPISGIQTMSGHDPKAATDISAALLKFKQGANMAGFQLDMLYNKQGNRLTLAWPANRTIVQFFDKISWFDKILQAVAVLVAIIAGGSILAILYNTMNERKRDIAVLRALGAKRFTVFTISLLEAVGMTLAGVVAGFVLYSVLGFAIGEVVQRETGVLLNPFTGNAAMIWAPLGMLGIGVLSGLLPSLKAYRTDVSKNLS; translated from the coding sequence ATGAGTCCGGTTGCGATGGCATTTAGGGACGTGCGGGAGCGCCGAGTTTCCAGCATCATCACTATTCTGGCGGTCGCGCTGGCATGCAGTTTGCTGATGCTGGTTTGGGCATTTAAGAAAGAGGCGGAACAATCCTTTGCAGGGGCGAATGGCGGTTTTGATGCGGTGCTGGGTCCACGCGGCTCGAAACTGCAAATTGTGCTGAACGCCCTCTACCACCTCGACGAATCACCGGGCTTGATGAAGTGGGAGGACTTTGAGCAGGTGACTAAATATCCCGCGATCGAAGCAGCCTATCCTATCGCAGTAGGTGATAACTATCGTGGATATCGCCTAGTGGGTACCGTTTCTGACTACCTGTCAAAACACAGCTATGCCGAGGACCGTAATTTCGAGGTAGAGGAAGGGGGAACGCTCTTTGAAGAAAAGTCGATGAATGCGGTTGTCGGCAATTTGGTAGCCCGCAGACTGGGGATGGAAGTGGGGGATACCTTTCATCCTTATCACGGGTTGATCTACAATGAGAGTGCGAAACACGAGGAGATCTATACCGTGACCGGAATTCTCAAGCCGACCGGTACCCCAGCAGACAAAGTTATTTGGATACCGATTAGTGGAATCCAGACGATGAGTGGCCACGACCCTAAGGCAGCTACCGACATAAGCGCGGCTTTACTGAAGTTCAAGCAAGGTGCGAATATGGCGGGCTTCCAGTTGGACATGCTCTACAACAAGCAAGGCAATCGCTTGACTCTGGCATGGCCGGCAAATCGCACCATCGTTCAATTTTTCGACAAGATCAGTTGGTTCGACAAGATCCTACAAGCTGTAGCCGTACTCGTTGCGATTATCGCTGGAGGCTCCATCCTCGCAATTCTCTATAATACGATGAACGAGCGCAAGCGAGACATCGCCGTGCTAAGAGCATTGGGTGCGAAGCGTTTTACGGTATTTACCATATCACTACTCGAAGCGGTTGGAATGACCTTGGCAGGGGTGGTGGCCGGATTTGTGTTGTATTCGGTTCTTGGATTCGCAATTGGTGAAGTCGTACAACGGGAAACTGGAGTTTTGTTGAATCCTTTTACTGGCAACGCGGCTATGATTTGGGCTCCTTTGGGAATGCTGGGTATCGGGGTTCTTTCGGGTTTGCTGCCGTCTCTAAAAGCTTATCGCACAGATGTGTCTAAGAATCTATCATGA
- a CDS encoding DUF3299 domain-containing protein: MKRGFFTVLALSVCGIITPLAFAEDLTLSLADLSAFEYQPEVPELGDKVVRGDKAYLMSFLPEEVYKLDKKSISITGYMMPIKSDGQVVQEFLLVANTMACCYGVMPSYNEFIYVKMSGPGALAVDNVPITLHGRLSIEETWENGFFSHLYAVRGQKVEIGKF; the protein is encoded by the coding sequence ATGAAAAGAGGATTTTTTACTGTTTTGGCACTTTCGGTTTGCGGGATCATCACTCCCCTCGCTTTCGCTGAGGATCTTACCTTGAGCCTGGCTGATCTGAGTGCGTTTGAATACCAGCCAGAGGTACCCGAATTGGGAGACAAAGTGGTTCGAGGGGATAAGGCCTATCTCATGAGCTTCCTCCCGGAGGAGGTGTATAAGCTCGATAAGAAGAGTATTTCGATAACCGGCTACATGATGCCGATCAAGTCTGACGGCCAGGTCGTGCAGGAGTTTCTCTTGGTCGCCAATACTATGGCCTGCTGCTATGGAGTTATGCCTTCTTATAATGAGTTCATCTATGTCAAGATGTCTGGCCCTGGTGCTCTGGCGGTGGACAATGTACCCATTACGCTCCATGGCAGGCTATCGATCGAGGAGACCTGGGAAAACGGTTTTTTCAGTCACCTGTATGCGGTTCGTGGCCAGAAGGTGGAAATCGGAAAGTTCTAG
- a CDS encoding DUF1552 domain-containing protein, which translates to MKLNLSRRHFLRAVGMTLALPALESVPLASAVQKTLGASGKAKRLVCVGANLGLHAPSFFPGETGSNFGVTPLLKPLMRHKEEFTLFSGLDHRSGNGHKNWDNFLCGNNVGDVTLDQIAAEQLGAKSRIASLQLSTGRGSFRQKMVYNRQGVPLPMIERPSVVYQTLFGLPDDVERTEYLIKSGKSSLDKVTGEARHLQNTVSAKDRAKLDEYFQSVRDLENRMERQLKGLNEPRPQVDYQLPKFDPIAPTLMLENQALMYDLMALALETDSTRVITMFLPGLGEVFTINGEVLSAGYHALSHHGNNPGLIADLIKVESEHMRLLSGFLDQLKTKTDAKGAPLLESTFVLWGAGMGDASRHSNANLPVFLAGGSLKHGSHIAIDRDRSEAPLLGDLYITMLQQMGIEQNQFSNANRSMNQYLV; encoded by the coding sequence ATGAAGCTCAACCTTTCTAGACGTCATTTTTTAAGAGCGGTTGGAATGACCCTCGCCCTTCCGGCTCTGGAGTCAGTTCCATTAGCCTCTGCGGTTCAAAAGACTCTCGGCGCTTCGGGGAAGGCGAAAAGACTCGTTTGTGTGGGAGCCAACCTCGGGCTGCATGCTCCTTCGTTTTTTCCAGGTGAGACGGGTTCGAATTTTGGTGTAACTCCACTCTTGAAGCCGTTGATGAGGCACAAAGAGGAGTTTACGCTTTTCTCGGGATTGGATCACCGGTCTGGAAACGGACACAAAAACTGGGATAATTTCCTTTGCGGAAATAATGTTGGGGATGTCACGCTTGACCAGATCGCAGCAGAGCAATTGGGAGCTAAGAGCCGTATCGCATCACTTCAGCTGAGCACGGGGCGCGGCAGCTTTCGTCAGAAGATGGTTTACAACCGGCAAGGGGTCCCACTGCCGATGATTGAAAGGCCCAGCGTCGTTTATCAGACCCTCTTTGGGCTTCCGGACGATGTTGAGCGAACGGAGTACTTGATTAAGAGCGGTAAAAGTTCGTTAGACAAAGTGACGGGCGAGGCGAGGCATCTGCAAAATACGGTGAGCGCTAAGGACCGCGCTAAGCTGGACGAGTATTTCCAATCCGTGCGCGATCTCGAAAATCGAATGGAGCGCCAATTGAAGGGCTTGAATGAACCGAGACCTCAGGTTGATTATCAACTCCCTAAATTCGATCCTATCGCTCCCACTTTAATGCTGGAAAACCAGGCTCTCATGTACGATCTGATGGCATTGGCTCTGGAAACGGATTCGACCCGAGTGATTACGATGTTCCTGCCAGGATTGGGTGAAGTGTTTACGATCAATGGCGAGGTCCTTTCAGCGGGTTACCATGCTCTCTCGCATCACGGTAACAATCCTGGGCTTATTGCGGACTTGATCAAGGTTGAGAGTGAACACATGCGCCTGCTGTCGGGTTTCCTAGACCAGCTGAAGACGAAGACGGATGCCAAAGGCGCACCACTACTTGAATCAACCTTTGTTCTTTGGGGTGCCGGCATGGGTGACGCTAGCCGCCACTCAAACGCGAATCTCCCTGTGTTTTTAGCCGGCGGCAGCTTGAAGCACGGGTCTCATATTGCGATCGACCGGGATCGTTCCGAAGCGCCATTGCTAGGCGATCTATACATTACAATGCTCCAGCAGATGGGAATCGAGCAAAACCAGTTTTCCAATGCTAACCGGAGCATGAACCAATATTTGGTTTAG
- a CDS encoding DUF1588 domain-containing protein, with protein MVGLLIPKQPENRRKKRLLRDKQHHQISSIYWAIFILLVPVIAHANEPIPKTEYALLGSYCLDCHDDIERKGEVSLEELAIDWQQKERLDIWERALRMLKSGEMPPKKKRQPSTEERARLIGWLDASLSKHSPIGGTVIRRLNRREYVNSINSLLDIEYVLPDSFPIDSESHGFDNQSEALPLSGALMQSYSEVATDLAEKFFPPLRKPIEPSQSNLTAADFTYAYSSGLLIDDVMRLVSSSEAISASASWPSKFEASTTGIYRVNLELSAFNPTEGDSIICSVHAVDAVEAPGQRIDSIRLLGEFEILESSSREYSMEVLLEKGETIALRYGNSLLAEDREKLPTHVKKLFIEEPLLAAAYKQADGVVERGRIGWERLKTLMKSDLLPEPPEEESLDELVKLVTKNLRLTTEVLQYKHFEEGPALDVHKAIAFGPIELADGADDLYWKDRSSQLMASLKGKTDQAAVEEFLQEFLPRVFRRPVKKSVIDEYAAMVEAERGSSGRMEDGLHFAFRTALTSPYFLYRDFESGPLDSFDLASRLSYFLTSRPPDDELFKLARSGVLLDSSKLRDQAIRLLSKKESNTFIESFLDQWLDLAALDQLTPDKTLFPEPRKFKYGDEEKRSLITEPKLFFTEMLASNRPVVDFIDPGFTYTNESIGTHVYELTMSKTNDPKDLQRVEFEKGGRYGGILGMAGVMTATANGVDTQPVVRGVWMLENILGDPPRDPPDAVPALTPDTSKAETPREMLAAHMSDDSCAGCHKKIDPIGFVFESFDPIGRWRTHYPNLAGKSKDKSNKGLPVETDGVLPGGTILRDIRDLKTYLVNDITPFAECLSEKLLTYATGRSMNFSDRKLIGKIVDANAETEEGFKDLLLDLVDSESFRTR; from the coding sequence GTGGTAGGGCTGCTTATCCCTAAGCAGCCGGAGAATAGGCGAAAGAAGCGGCTGCTTAGGGATAAGCAGCACCACCAGATTTCCAGTATCTATTGGGCGATTTTTATCCTCTTAGTTCCAGTGATCGCTCATGCGAACGAGCCGATACCCAAAACTGAATACGCTTTGCTAGGGTCCTACTGCCTCGATTGCCACGATGACATCGAAAGAAAAGGAGAGGTTAGTCTTGAGGAGCTCGCGATCGACTGGCAGCAAAAGGAGAGGCTCGATATTTGGGAGCGTGCCCTCAGAATGCTTAAGTCGGGTGAGATGCCTCCCAAGAAAAAACGCCAGCCATCCACTGAAGAAAGAGCCCGACTCATCGGCTGGCTAGATGCATCACTATCTAAGCATTCGCCTATTGGTGGTACCGTGATCCGGCGACTCAATCGGAGAGAGTACGTCAATAGCATCAACTCCTTACTGGATATTGAATACGTACTTCCAGATAGCTTTCCAATCGACAGCGAATCTCATGGTTTCGATAATCAAAGCGAAGCACTCCCCTTGTCGGGTGCGCTGATGCAGTCGTATTCAGAAGTTGCGACTGACTTGGCTGAAAAGTTTTTTCCCCCATTGCGAAAGCCGATTGAGCCATCCCAGTCTAACTTGACTGCGGCTGATTTCACCTATGCCTACTCATCAGGCCTTCTTATCGACGATGTGATGAGATTGGTTTCTAGTTCGGAGGCCATATCGGCTAGCGCTAGTTGGCCAAGTAAATTCGAGGCGAGCACTACCGGCATTTATCGCGTCAATTTGGAGCTTTCAGCCTTTAATCCTACTGAAGGGGATTCGATTATATGCAGCGTTCATGCGGTTGATGCGGTTGAAGCTCCTGGTCAACGAATAGACTCGATTCGGTTGTTGGGTGAATTCGAGATCTTAGAATCCTCCAGTAGGGAATATTCGATGGAGGTGCTCCTCGAAAAAGGGGAGACCATTGCGCTACGGTACGGAAATTCTTTGTTGGCCGAGGATAGGGAAAAACTCCCAACTCATGTGAAAAAGCTCTTTATCGAGGAACCGCTCCTTGCCGCAGCCTATAAGCAAGCCGATGGGGTGGTCGAACGAGGTCGCATTGGCTGGGAGCGATTGAAAACTCTAATGAAATCAGACCTGCTTCCAGAGCCTCCTGAAGAGGAGTCGCTGGACGAGCTGGTCAAGCTCGTGACAAAGAACCTTCGCCTGACGACCGAAGTCCTGCAGTACAAGCATTTCGAGGAAGGCCCTGCCCTGGATGTCCACAAAGCAATAGCGTTCGGCCCCATTGAGTTAGCTGATGGTGCGGACGATCTATACTGGAAAGACCGCTCAAGTCAACTGATGGCATCCCTGAAGGGCAAAACGGATCAGGCTGCTGTAGAAGAGTTTTTGCAGGAGTTTCTTCCCCGAGTATTTCGCCGCCCGGTTAAAAAGTCCGTTATCGATGAATACGCAGCTATGGTCGAAGCGGAGCGGGGATCATCGGGCCGAATGGAGGATGGATTGCATTTTGCCTTTCGAACGGCTTTGACATCGCCTTACTTTCTGTACCGAGATTTTGAATCAGGACCTCTGGATTCTTTTGATTTAGCATCGCGGTTGTCCTATTTTCTAACTTCACGCCCTCCTGATGATGAACTCTTCAAATTGGCTCGGAGTGGAGTGCTTTTGGATTCATCGAAGTTGCGCGACCAAGCAATCCGATTGCTGAGTAAAAAAGAATCGAATACTTTTATTGAGAGTTTTCTCGACCAATGGTTGGACTTGGCGGCGTTAGATCAACTTACTCCCGACAAAACACTTTTCCCAGAGCCAAGGAAGTTTAAATACGGGGATGAAGAAAAGAGATCGCTCATAACCGAGCCCAAACTCTTCTTCACAGAGATGTTGGCTTCGAATAGACCCGTAGTAGACTTTATCGATCCTGGTTTTACTTACACGAATGAATCGATCGGCACTCATGTATACGAGCTTACGATGAGTAAAACCAATGACCCGAAAGATCTACAGAGGGTGGAGTTTGAAAAAGGGGGTCGGTACGGAGGAATACTTGGGATGGCAGGGGTCATGACCGCAACGGCGAACGGAGTTGATACCCAACCGGTTGTTCGCGGGGTATGGATGTTAGAGAATATTCTAGGGGATCCGCCTCGGGATCCGCCCGATGCCGTTCCCGCTTTAACCCCTGATACTTCCAAAGCGGAGACACCCCGTGAGATGCTTGCGGCCCATATGTCAGATGACTCTTGCGCGGGGTGCCACAAGAAAATCGATCCGATAGGGTTTGTTTTCGAGTCGTTCGATCCGATCGGCCGTTGGCGAACCCACTATCCAAATCTGGCGGGAAAATCCAAAGACAAGTCAAACAAAGGCCTTCCTGTCGAGACGGACGGTGTTTTACCCGGCGGCACTATCTTGCGAGATATCAGAGACCTTAAAACCTATCTTGTGAATGACATAACACCCTTCGCCGAATGCCTTTCTGAAAAGCTCCTCACCTATGCCACCGGCCGTTCTATGAACTTCAGTGACCGGAAGCTCATTGGGAAGATTGTTGATGCGAATGCTGAGACTGAGGAAGGTTTCAAGGACTTGCTTCTAGACCTGGTTGATTCGGAGAGTTTCCGGACGAGATAG